From the genome of Anaerotignum faecicola:
CGCCAATGGCGTCAGGGACACACGCGCAAAATCGACTCCGCCGAACTGTATCTGCTCGATTACCGTCTTCTCATCGCCCAGATTGCCGTCCGCCTTGACCAGAATCTTAATTCTCCCTCCGGTCTTCTCTTCCACCAGATCAGCAAATCTGCAGGCCCCCTGTGTTGTGGGATAGTCTTCTGCCTGATTCTCTGCATACGTAAAAACGAATTCAG
Proteins encoded in this window:
- a CDS encoding TRAP transporter substrate-binding protein — translated: MVILTACGGRKEDQKMASAPEFVFTYAENQAEDYPTTQGACRFADLVEEKTGGRIKILVKADGNLGDEKTVIEQIQFGGVDFARVSLTPLA